A region from the Oculatellaceae cyanobacterium genome encodes:
- a CDS encoding MerR family transcriptional regulator — protein sequence MQETFFTTKQAAEITGCTLRQLQYWRENGVVVPVIAETGTGRSIYYSRSNLIELTAIAYWLSIGLSFELARETLKTLKEKEPEVFNSSQRKRLMLWRSPADQSFCLAEFDLERVTAAWADGLPIVPVWLDVIYQRVETRLKRWEKCA from the coding sequence ATGCAGGAGACATTTTTTACAACCAAGCAAGCCGCAGAAATTACGGGGTGTACTTTACGCCAGTTGCAGTATTGGCGAGAAAATGGGGTAGTTGTCCCTGTGATCGCTGAAACAGGAACGGGACGGAGTATTTACTATTCGCGGTCAAATCTGATAGAACTGACTGCGATCGCCTATTGGTTGTCTATAGGGTTGAGTTTCGAGTTAGCGCGGGAAACCCTCAAGACTTTGAAGGAAAAGGAACCGGAAGTTTTTAACTCTTCTCAAAGAAAACGGTTAATGTTGTGGCGAAGTCCTGCTGATCAGTCTTTTTGTTTGGCTGAGTTCGATCTGGAACGGGTAACGGCAGCTTGGGCAGACGGCTTACCTATCGTGCCTGTATGGTTGGATGTAATTTATCAAAGAGTAGAAACGAGGTTGAAGCGTTGGGAGAAGTGCGCTTGA
- a CDS encoding TniB family NTP-binding protein: protein MMNQEKEAKAIAQKLGNIPLNDEKIQAEIQRLNRKNFVPLEQVKALHDWLESKRQARQCCRVIGESRTGKTMACNAYRLRNKAIQSLGQPPTVPVVYIQIPQECTPKELFSVLLEHLNHQMTKGTTAEMRNRTLRVLKACRVEMLIIDEADRLKPKTFADVRDIFDNLEISVVLVGTVRLEKVMTDDEQVCNRFSACYRYGKLSVEEFKKTVNIWENQVLKLPVSSNLTQSKMLDILKDKTQCYIGLMDMILRDAAIRALNKGMPKIDLETLKEVTNEYTAPPKRSK from the coding sequence ATGATGAACCAAGAAAAAGAAGCAAAAGCTATAGCGCAGAAATTAGGCAATATTCCGCTTAATGACGAAAAAATACAAGCAGAGATTCAACGATTGAATCGCAAAAATTTTGTTCCTTTAGAACAGGTAAAAGCTTTACATGATTGGTTAGAAAGTAAGCGGCAGGCGCGGCAGTGTTGTCGGGTGATTGGAGAGTCAAGAACTGGAAAAACTATGGCTTGCAATGCGTATAGACTAAGAAATAAGGCTATTCAGTCGCTAGGTCAACCGCCAACTGTACCTGTTGTTTATATCCAAATTCCCCAAGAGTGTACTCCAAAGGAGTTATTTTCAGTACTCCTTGAGCATCTAAATCATCAGATGACTAAAGGAACTACAGCAGAAATGAGAAATCGGACACTTAGAGTGCTTAAGGCTTGTAGGGTAGAAATGTTAATTATTGATGAGGCTGATCGTTTAAAACCAAAAACGTTTGCTGATGTGCGGGATATTTTTGACAATCTAGAAATATCTGTTGTCTTGGTAGGAACAGTTAGGCTGGAGAAAGTTATGACAGACGATGAGCAAGTTTGCAATCGTTTTTCTGCTTGTTATCGCTATGGAAAACTTTCAGTAGAAGAGTTTAAAAAAACAGTAAATATTTGGGAAAATCAGGTTTTAAAATTACCAGTTTCATCAAATCTAACTCAATCGAAAATGCTAGATATATTAAAGGATAAAACGCAATGTTATATTGGTTTGATGGATATGATTCTTAGAGACGCGGCAATCCGAGCTTTGAACAAAGGAATGCCAAAAATCGATCTTGAGACGTTAAAGGAAGTTACTAACGAGTATACAGCACCCCCTAAAAGGTCAAAATGA
- a CDS encoding DEAD/DEAH box helicase family protein, with translation MSTKSTIDQLIINSPYEEPKRYWHYDRTSRIFELAEGRRPAGYIIASESSKTFDDPGKFVEIPLVNQIRPRVKAWCDAGHPGVTGVTKRLLEHWHNSEERDFPFFFCQLEAIETLIWLTESPASEKVGIDIPSDGGNFQRLCCKMATGSGKTIVMAMLIAWQIINKVTYPQDSHFSKAIFIVAPGLTVKNRLQVLLPSAENNYYEIFNIVPLGLLDKLLQGKVLIRNWHALNWETEEQIAKRKSVDKRGAKSNEAYAREVLGEIANAHNIVVINDEAHHAWRIPAESKVKGVSKEDLDEATKWVGGCDRIHKARRILTCFDFSATPFAPSGKKSSEEALFGWIVSDFGLNDAIESGLVKTPRVVIRDDARLNVQDFKSRLYHLYRDPEVYDDVNRKAKPNESLPDLLNNGYLLLGKDWLETAKAWKESGHQVPPVMISIANRTETAARIKYAFDHNKIQVEELCIPEYTLHIDSNVLKMAESQEESIEIQETNPETAEDDSSDDEPIRKLSKKEQAELLRKMVDTVGQIGKPGEQIQNVISVGMLSEGWDAKTVTHIMGIRAFTSQLLCEQVVGRGLRRTTYDINPETNLLEAEYVNIFGVPFTFLPHESDDGTPPPPPTPKTEIKPDPEKQQFEISFPNIVRIDYIYKPELKLNMSQVETLQLDAYDNSTLAELAPIVDGKPDVTKIKEIDLEDLGRKFRMQKIAFEVARDIFDQMKPGWKGNREYLLAKLIRLVEEFINSDLIQISPPLFNSDEFRQRILLTLNLRKFVQHIWNAIYLENTEVIEPVFDPIHPIRSTGDMRPWYTGKPCGYTRKSHINYCVFDSTWEASEAYELDRERNDHIVNAWVKNDHLGFEILYIFQGVVRKYRPDFIIRLKNENFLILETKGKKTQQDEAKWGFLDQWIKAVNQHGGFGYWQRAVSTTPADIRMILNRATS, from the coding sequence ATGAGTACTAAATCGACAATTGATCAACTCATTATCAACTCTCCATACGAGGAGCCAAAACGCTATTGGCACTATGATCGTACCTCTCGCATATTCGAGCTAGCAGAAGGAAGAAGACCCGCAGGCTATATTATCGCTTCAGAAAGCTCCAAAACCTTCGACGATCCTGGAAAATTTGTCGAAATTCCTTTAGTTAACCAAATCCGTCCCCGCGTCAAAGCTTGGTGTGACGCGGGACATCCTGGTGTTACAGGCGTTACCAAGCGTCTGCTAGAACACTGGCACAACTCAGAAGAACGCGATTTTCCCTTCTTTTTTTGTCAGCTAGAAGCCATAGAAACCTTAATTTGGCTAACAGAATCACCTGCATCTGAAAAAGTTGGCATCGACATTCCCTCCGATGGTGGAAACTTCCAACGCCTTTGCTGCAAAATGGCAACAGGTTCTGGGAAAACTATCGTTATGGCGATGTTAATTGCATGGCAAATTATCAATAAAGTTACCTATCCTCAAGACTCCCATTTTTCTAAAGCTATTTTTATAGTTGCCCCTGGACTTACAGTTAAAAATCGCCTGCAAGTTCTCCTTCCTTCGGCTGAAAATAACTACTACGAAATTTTTAATATTGTTCCTCTTGGCTTATTAGATAAACTTCTTCAAGGTAAAGTTTTAATTCGTAATTGGCACGCCCTGAATTGGGAAACTGAGGAGCAAATTGCCAAAAGGAAGAGTGTTGATAAGCGGGGGGCAAAAAGTAACGAAGCTTACGCACGAGAAGTGTTAGGAGAAATCGCCAATGCTCATAATATTGTTGTTATCAACGATGAAGCACATCACGCATGGCGCATACCTGCTGAGTCCAAGGTTAAAGGTGTCAGTAAAGAAGATTTAGATGAAGCAACTAAATGGGTTGGAGGGTGCGATCGCATTCACAAAGCTAGAAGAATTCTCACCTGTTTTGACTTTTCTGCTACACCATTTGCCCCCTCTGGTAAAAAGAGTTCAGAAGAAGCTCTCTTTGGCTGGATTGTGAGTGATTTTGGCTTAAATGATGCGATCGAGTCAGGCTTAGTCAAAACTCCCCGTGTTGTGATTCGCGACGATGCAAGACTCAACGTGCAAGATTTCAAATCCCGTCTTTACCATCTTTATCGAGATCCCGAAGTTTACGATGATGTAAATCGTAAAGCCAAACCAAATGAATCGCTTCCTGATTTGCTCAACAACGGCTACCTTTTACTCGGAAAAGATTGGCTGGAAACTGCTAAAGCATGGAAAGAATCTGGGCATCAAGTTCCACCCGTAATGATTTCCATTGCGAACCGTACCGAAACTGCTGCCCGAATCAAATATGCCTTTGACCATAACAAAATTCAAGTCGAAGAACTGTGCATTCCAGAATACACATTACACATAGATTCTAACGTTCTGAAAATGGCAGAATCCCAAGAGGAAAGCATTGAGATACAAGAAACAAACCCAGAGACTGCCGAGGATGATAGCTCTGATGATGAGCCTATTCGCAAACTTTCTAAGAAAGAACAGGCAGAACTTTTACGGAAAATGGTGGATACGGTTGGTCAAATTGGAAAGCCTGGAGAACAAATTCAAAATGTTATTTCAGTTGGAATGTTGTCCGAAGGGTGGGATGCTAAGACGGTAACTCACATCATGGGAATTCGAGCATTTACCAGTCAACTTCTCTGCGAACAAGTGGTAGGTAGAGGTTTGCGGAGAACTACTTACGACATCAACCCAGAAACCAATCTACTTGAAGCCGAATATGTCAATATTTTTGGTGTTCCTTTCACATTTCTTCCCCACGAATCCGATGATGGAACTCCACCTCCCCCCCCTACCCCTAAAACTGAAATTAAACCAGATCCTGAAAAGCAGCAGTTTGAAATAAGCTTTCCAAATATCGTTCGCATTGATTACATTTATAAACCAGAACTCAAACTAAATATGTCTCAAGTTGAGACTTTACAGTTAGATGCCTATGACAATAGCACACTAGCAGAACTCGCTCCTATTGTGGATGGCAAGCCAGATGTGACTAAAATTAAGGAGATCGACCTAGAAGATTTAGGTCGCAAATTTCGGATGCAAAAAATTGCCTTTGAGGTAGCTAGAGATATATTTGACCAAATGAAACCGGGTTGGAAAGGCAATCGAGAATACTTACTAGCTAAACTGATTCGGTTAGTTGAAGAATTTATAAACTCAGATTTAATCCAAATTAGTCCGCCATTATTTAATTCGGACGAATTTCGACAGCGTATCCTTCTTACCCTTAACCTGAGAAAATTTGTTCAACACATCTGGAACGCTATTTATTTAGAAAATACAGAAGTAATTGAACCAGTTTTCGATCCAATTCATCCAATCCGCTCTACAGGTGATATGCGACCTTGGTATACAGGTAAACCCTGTGGATATACTCGTAAATCCCATATCAATTACTGCGTCTTTGATAGCACTTGGGAGGCAAGTGAAGCCTACGAACTCGATCGAGAAAGAAACGATCATATTGTGAATGCTTGGGTGAAAAACGACCACCTGGGATTTGAAATTCTTTATATATTTCAAGGTGTTGTTCGCAAATATCGACCTGATTTCATCATCCGCCTGAAGAATGAGAATTTTTTGATCTTAGAAACCAAAGGAAAAAAGACTCAGCAAGATGAAGCTAAATGGGGATTTCTCGATCAATGGATTAAAGCTGTTAATCAGCATGGAGGATTTGGATACTGGCAGCGTGCTGTATCAACAACTCCAGCCGACATTAGGATGATTTTGAATAGAGCTACATCTTGA
- a CDS encoding site-specific DNA-methyltransferase, with translation MARQKKPDQRAIEQYRHENKQRVNNPSIGLVTPETDPDGDSEKYAYDPHLDPQLVWAGKAEHTSFEVPTVSLHVHERIDPRSIIEAVRKRNPNQGSQLSLFEQPEENPPIRQAIEFYKHQHNWSNRLVAGDSLLVMNSLLEKEGMAGQVQMIYIDPPYGIKYGSNFQPFVNKRDVKDGKDEDLTQEPETIKAFRDTWELGIHSYLTYLRDRLLLARNLLTEEGSVFVQISDENVHHVRELMDEVFGSPNFCREIILVKATNQSSTLLPSVNDILLWYAKDINQVKYRELFTECAPIENPSERYICIETEDNKLIDLSLTQKTGKQPLPEGRICRLWPTFSQRRGPDNTFKYFFKGVEYEPPSRYGWQTTFQGLSRLQWAGRLYPVGKSLRWKVYHDEFPYKSLNNIWLDLRPGGFGTERVYVVQTDHRVIARCLLMTTNPGDLVLDITCGSGTTAYVAEQWGRRWITCDTSRVAITLARQRLMTATFDYYQLAQPQEGVSSGFHYKTVPHITLKSIANNTEIREGMTRIEIEQAIQKYAEKETLYDQPLIDKSRVRVTGPFTVEAVPAPIVKPLDEAEVNNTPVADQSIARSGETLRQSEWRDELLKTGIRGKNGQYILFSRVEPLPGTRWLHADAETKPNDLGANTVKEAGGTYDKQMRAVISFGREHAPLEQRQVSMAIEEAHSLQPKPKLIIFAAFQLDPEAAKDIDETNWPGVTLLKAQMNMDMQTKDLKKKRASNDSFWLMGQPDVALRRINRGEDVGKWEVEVYGFDYYNIKTGNIESGSVEKIAVWMLDTDYDGRSVFPCQVFFPMAGEKDAWSRLARNLKAEIDEDLIESYQGTVSLPFEMGEYQRVAVKIVDDRGIESLKIINSKG, from the coding sequence ATGGCGAGGCAAAAGAAACCCGACCAAAGAGCGATCGAGCAATATAGGCACGAAAACAAACAAAGAGTAAATAATCCATCGATCGGGCTGGTCACACCAGAAACCGATCCAGATGGGGATAGCGAAAAATATGCTTATGACCCTCACCTTGATCCTCAGTTAGTTTGGGCAGGCAAAGCCGAACATACTAGCTTTGAAGTACCGACTGTCTCACTGCACGTTCACGAACGCATCGATCCTCGTAGCATCATTGAAGCGGTGCGGAAGCGAAACCCAAATCAAGGTTCGCAGTTATCTCTATTTGAGCAACCAGAGGAAAATCCACCCATTCGACAGGCGATCGAATTTTATAAGCATCAGCATAATTGGAGTAATCGTTTGGTTGCTGGAGACTCGCTGCTAGTGATGAATTCCCTATTAGAAAAAGAGGGAATGGCAGGGCAAGTCCAGATGATTTATATTGACCCGCCTTATGGAATTAAATATGGCTCCAATTTTCAGCCATTTGTGAATAAGCGGGATGTTAAAGATGGTAAAGATGAAGACTTAACCCAAGAACCAGAAACGATTAAGGCATTTCGCGATACTTGGGAGTTGGGGATTCATTCTTATTTAACGTATTTGCGCGATCGCTTACTGTTAGCACGAAATTTGCTGACTGAGGAGGGGAGCGTGTTTGTGCAGATTAGCGATGAAAATGTTCATCACGTTAGAGAGTTAATGGATGAGGTTTTTGGGAGTCCTAACTTCTGCCGTGAGATTATTCTTGTGAAGGCAACTAATCAATCCTCTACTCTATTACCAAGTGTCAACGACATCTTGCTTTGGTATGCAAAAGATATAAATCAAGTTAAATACAGAGAATTATTTACAGAATGCGCTCCTATTGAAAACCCTAGCGAAAGATATATTTGTATAGAAACAGAAGATAATAAATTAATTGATCTTTCTCTGACTCAAAAAACTGGAAAACAGCCACTTCCAGAGGGTCGTATCTGTAGACTATGGCCTACATTTTCTCAGAGGCGTGGCCCTGATAATACTTTTAAATATTTTTTTAAAGGTGTTGAATACGAACCACCATCACGGTACGGATGGCAAACAACTTTTCAAGGGCTAAGTCGTTTACAATGGGCAGGGCGATTATATCCAGTTGGTAAATCTTTAAGGTGGAAAGTTTACCATGATGAATTTCCCTACAAAAGTTTAAATAATATTTGGCTGGATTTGAGACCTGGGGGTTTTGGAACAGAGAGAGTTTATGTCGTCCAAACTGACCACAGAGTTATTGCCCGTTGCTTACTAATGACTACAAATCCAGGTGACTTAGTTCTTGACATCACCTGTGGTTCTGGGACAACTGCCTATGTTGCGGAACAGTGGGGACGTAGATGGATTACCTGCGATACCTCGCGGGTAGCAATAACGCTGGCAAGACAACGCTTGATGACCGCAACATTTGACTATTACCAACTGGCACAACCACAAGAAGGTGTAAGCAGTGGATTTCACTACAAAACAGTCCCTCACATTACTCTCAAATCTATTGCTAATAACACCGAAATTCGGGAGGGTATGACGCGGATAGAAATAGAGCAAGCTATCCAGAAATACGCCGAAAAAGAAACTCTCTACGACCAACCTTTAATAGATAAATCCAGAGTCAGAGTTACTGGCCCATTTACAGTTGAGGCAGTTCCTGCACCGATTGTAAAACCATTGGATGAAGCAGAAGTAAACAATACACCCGTTGCCGACCAATCGATTGCCCGTTCTGGCGAGACTCTGCGGCAATCAGAATGGCGTGATGAACTACTAAAAACCGGAATTCGCGGTAAAAACGGGCAATACATTCTGTTCTCGCGAGTAGAACCTCTACCAGGAACTCGCTGGCTTCATGCTGATGCTGAAACCAAACCCAACGATTTAGGGGCCAATACCGTCAAAGAAGCTGGCGGTACTTATGATAAACAAATGCGTGCGGTTATTTCCTTCGGGCGAGAACACGCACCTCTAGAGCAACGCCAAGTATCAATGGCAATTGAAGAGGCACATTCTCTCCAGCCCAAGCCTAAACTAATTATCTTTGCTGCCTTCCAGCTTGACCCCGAAGCTGCTAAAGACATCGACGAAACCAATTGGCCTGGTGTCACACTTCTGAAAGCACAAATGAATATGGATATGCAGACAAAAGACCTCAAGAAAAAACGAGCCAGTAACGATAGCTTCTGGCTCATGGGTCAACCCGATGTTGCCCTCCGCCGTATCAACCGAGGAGAAGATGTAGGTAAGTGGGAAGTAGAAGTCTACGGATTCGACTACTACAACATCAAAACTGGAAACATCGAGTCTGGCAGCGTCGAAAAAATCGCTGTATGGATGCTGGATACTGATTATGATGGTCGCAGTGTTTTTCCCTGTCAAGTTTTCTTCCCGATGGCAGGAGAAAAAGATGCTTGGTCGCGCCTAGCCCGTAATCTCAAAGCTGAAATTGACGAAGATTTAATCGAATCTTATCAAGGGACTGTCTCGTTGCCCTTTGAAATGGGAGAGTACCAGCGTGTTGCTGTCAAAATTGTAGACGATCGCGGCATCGAGTCATTGAAAATTATTAATTCAAAGGGTTGA
- the cas12k gene encoding type V CRISPR-associated protein Cas12k (Type V-K CRISPR systems have also been known as with the large Cas12k protein, has also been known as type V-U5, and Cas12k as C2c5.), translated as MSQITIQCQLVASASTRQQLWLLMTQKNTPLINELLQQVGQHPEFETWRQKGKLQAGIVKALCQPLKADPRFMGQPARFYASAIAVVDYIYRSWLALQKRLQYQLEGQTRWYQMLRSDAELIELYGGSLETLRSKAAEILAQFAPESASVNPQPTKGKKSKKRKNSSNNPNLSTALFEAYRQTEDILSSCAINYLLKNGCKVSEKEEDPEKFAKRRRSVEIRIERLKEKLASRMPKGRDLTDEKWLETLMVASTTVPSSEFQAKSWQDNLLRKSSAIPFPVAYETNEDMTWFKNSKGRICVKFNGLSEQTFEVYCDSRQLYWFQRFLEDQQIKRNSKDQHSSSLFTLRSGRIAWSEGEGKGDPWNIHRLTLYCCVDTRLWTSEGTEQVRHEKADEITQIITKTKQKTDLNEKQQAFIKRKTSTLARINNPFPRPSKPVYQGHSHILVGVSLGLDKPATLAVIDAIANKVITYRSIRQLLGDNYQLLNRQRQQQHQNAHKRQTAQRQDAPHQFSESELGQYIDRLLAKAIVAVAKTYQAGSIVLPQLGDVRESIESEIKARAEQKCPDLVEVQKQYAKQYRSSIHRWSYARLIDSIKSQASQVGIFIEEGKQPVRGSPQDKAKDLAIAVYHSRLNTKS; from the coding sequence ATGAGCCAAATCACTATTCAGTGTCAGTTAGTCGCCAGTGCTTCTACCCGTCAGCAACTTTGGTTGTTGATGACACAAAAGAACACGCCACTGATTAACGAACTACTGCAACAAGTTGGACAACACCCAGAGTTTGAGACTTGGCGACAAAAAGGTAAGCTGCAAGCAGGTATAGTTAAAGCACTCTGTCAACCCCTCAAAGCTGACCCTCGCTTCATGGGTCAACCTGCGCGGTTTTATGCCAGTGCGATCGCAGTAGTGGATTACATTTATAGATCCTGGTTAGCCCTTCAAAAACGATTGCAGTACCAGTTAGAGGGACAAACTCGTTGGTATCAAATGCTTAGAAGTGATGCAGAATTAATAGAACTTTATGGTGGTAGCTTAGAAACTCTTCGCAGCAAAGCTGCTGAAATATTGGCACAATTTGCTCCTGAGTCCGCTTCAGTTAATCCGCAACCAACCAAGGGAAAGAAAAGCAAGAAACGGAAAAACTCAAGCAATAATCCTAATCTTTCTACCGCTTTGTTTGAAGCTTATCGTCAAACTGAAGATATTTTAAGTAGTTGCGCTATTAACTATCTACTAAAAAATGGCTGCAAAGTTAGTGAAAAAGAAGAAGATCCAGAGAAGTTTGCTAAACGTCGCCGAAGTGTCGAAATTCGGATTGAACGCCTTAAAGAAAAGTTAGCCAGTCGAATGCCCAAGGGTCGGGATTTAACAGATGAAAAATGGTTAGAGACACTCATGGTCGCCTCTACTACCGTCCCTAGTTCCGAGTTCCAAGCAAAATCCTGGCAAGATAACCTTTTAAGAAAATCCAGTGCAATTCCTTTTCCTGTAGCTTATGAAACCAATGAAGATATGACTTGGTTCAAAAACTCCAAAGGGCGCATCTGTGTCAAGTTTAACGGCTTAAGTGAGCAGACCTTTGAAGTTTATTGTGATTCTCGTCAACTATATTGGTTTCAACGCTTTTTAGAAGATCAACAAATTAAACGTAATAGTAAAGATCAGCACTCTAGCAGTTTATTTACCCTTCGCAGTGGACGTATTGCTTGGAGTGAAGGTGAAGGAAAAGGCGATCCCTGGAATATTCACCGCTTAACCCTCTATTGCTGTGTAGATACTCGTCTATGGACAAGCGAAGGAACAGAACAAGTACGGCATGAAAAAGCAGATGAAATTACCCAAATTATTACTAAAACTAAACAAAAAACAGATTTAAACGAAAAACAACAAGCCTTTATTAAGCGCAAAACATCCACCTTAGCTCGAATTAATAACCCATTTCCACGTCCTAGTAAACCTGTCTATCAAGGTCATTCTCATATTTTGGTGGGTGTGAGCTTAGGTTTAGACAAACCAGCTACGCTCGCTGTTATAGATGCGATCGCCAATAAGGTTATTACTTATCGAAGTATTCGACAACTACTGGGGGACAATTACCAATTGCTGAACCGTCAACGACAGCAGCAACATCAAAATGCACACAAACGACAAACGGCTCAAAGACAAGACGCACCCCATCAATTCTCTGAATCTGAATTAGGGCAATATATAGATCGATTACTAGCCAAAGCTATTGTCGCTGTTGCAAAAACCTACCAAGCTGGCAGTATTGTCTTACCCCAACTGGGAGATGTTCGAGAAAGTATCGAAAGTGAAATTAAAGCCAGAGCCGAGCAGAAGTGTCCAGATTTGGTAGAGGTTCAAAAACAATATGCTAAACAATATCGCTCCAGTATTCATCGCTGGAGTTACGCCAGATTAATAGACAGTATAAAAAGCCAAGCTTCTCAAGTTGGAATCTTTATAGAAGAAGGAAAACAGCCTGTTCGAGGAAGTCCGCAAGACAAAGCCAAAGACTTGGCGATCGCTGTATACCATTCCCGTCTCAATACAAAAAGTTAA
- a CDS encoding TniQ family protein — protein MKASDIQPWLFRVEPFEGESISHFLGRFQRANELTPSGLAKAAGLGGAIARWEKFRFNPPPSPQQLEALALVVEVEAERLVQMLPPAGVGMKMEPIRLCGACYAEVPCHKIEWQFKTTQGCDRHQLSLLSECPNCGARYKVPALWPDGWCSRCFLPFADMVKWQKLIV, from the coding sequence ATGAAAGCCTCAGATATTCAACCTTGGCTGTTTCGTGTGGAACCTTTTGAGGGGGAAAGTATAAGCCATTTTTTGGGGCGCTTCCAGCGGGCAAATGAATTGACTCCTAGCGGGTTAGCTAAGGCTGCGGGACTTGGAGGCGCGATCGCTCGTTGGGAAAAGTTTCGCTTTAATCCTCCTCCTTCTCCTCAGCAGTTAGAGGCGCTGGCTTTAGTGGTAGAGGTGGAAGCTGAGCGGTTAGTGCAGATGTTACCGCCTGCTGGGGTGGGGATGAAAATGGAACCAATTAGGTTGTGTGGGGCTTGTTATGCAGAGGTGCCTTGTCACAAGATCGAATGGCAGTTTAAGACGACGCAGGGATGCGATCGCCACCAACTGAGCCTGCTTTCAGAATGTCCTAACTGTGGGGCAAGGTATAAGGTTCCAGCGTTGTGGCCAGATGGGTGGTGTAGTCGGTGTTTTTTGCCTTTTGCGGATATGGTTAAGTGGCAGAAGCTTATTGTTTAA
- a CDS encoding AAA family ATPase, which produces MFKSIKLENFRAFSEEIYVRIRPITILIGANSAGKSTLIKFLLMLQQTLETSEDAFLVTEGRHVHLGAFQNLKNSNYASRSLKFELQLETSDLPPVTIQKLREQIKKSKFIKEPGSDRAELTIEIDRLDTSKNNNLALFHISTSVTYGKVPNRGTHNVFAEIDGKNIFKAQSRNLRRAGFLSFPSESDDPKELINTSLDDIFLQGIRYEIRSFQHLSPIREESERAIILASPPPNDVGHTGEFAMPHLQRILAEDGEKAAFVKKHIEAVTEIENLKFESSMQGYISQCRARNKRTGAEVYLADFGFGVSQCIPIFVQGALLNKGQLLIVEQPEAQLHPTAQLEIGSFFADLWNQRKVPSLVETHSENILLRLRLLISKGNLKSEDVSIAYFYTENKVVKVKNLDINPDGSFERGLPMEFFGKDLIEALQIGI; this is translated from the coding sequence ATGTTTAAGAGTATAAAACTGGAGAATTTTAGAGCTTTTAGCGAAGAAATTTATGTTCGCATTAGACCAATCACTATTTTAATAGGAGCTAACAGTGCTGGCAAATCGACCCTAATTAAGTTTCTCTTAATGTTACAACAAACACTTGAAACAAGTGAGGACGCTTTTTTAGTAACTGAAGGTAGGCACGTTCATTTAGGAGCTTTTCAAAATCTTAAAAACAGCAATTATGCAAGCCGTTCTTTAAAATTTGAATTGCAGTTAGAAACAAGCGATCTACCCCCAGTTACTATCCAAAAATTAAGGGAGCAAATTAAAAAAAGTAAATTTATCAAGGAACCAGGTAGCGATCGGGCTGAGTTAACGATTGAGATAGACAGGCTGGATACAAGCAAAAATAATAATTTAGCCTTGTTTCATATCTCGACTTCTGTTACATACGGTAAAGTACCGAATCGAGGAACTCATAATGTTTTCGCTGAAATTGATGGAAAAAATATTTTCAAAGCTCAATCTAGGAATTTACGCAGAGCAGGATTTTTATCATTTCCTTCTGAATCAGACGATCCAAAAGAATTAATTAATACATCATTAGATGACATCTTTTTACAAGGGATTCGATACGAGATTCGTTCATTCCAACACCTTTCTCCCATTCGCGAAGAATCAGAAAGGGCTATTATTCTTGCCAGTCCTCCACCAAATGATGTTGGGCATACAGGAGAATTTGCTATGCCACATTTACAACGCATCTTGGCTGAAGACGGCGAAAAAGCTGCTTTCGTTAAGAAACACATCGAAGCTGTGACAGAAATTGAAAATTTAAAGTTTGAGTCTTCAATGCAAGGATATATTTCTCAATGTCGCGCCCGTAACAAAAGAACTGGTGCTGAAGTCTATTTAGCTGATTTTGGCTTTGGAGTCAGTCAGTGTATACCAATATTTGTGCAAGGGGCCTTGCTGAACAAAGGACAACTTTTGATTGTTGAACAGCCTGAAGCCCAACTCCATCCCACAGCACAACTTGAGATTGGTTCCTTCTTTGCTGATTTATGGAATCAGAGAAAAGTACCATCCTTAGTAGAAACTCATAGTGAAAATATTCTTCTCAGACTTCGCTTACTAATTTCTAAGGGTAATTTAAAGTCTGAAGATGTTTCAATCGCCTACTTCTATACAGAAAATAAAGTTGTCAAAGTAAAAAACTTAGATATTAACCCAGATGGAAGCTTTGAAAGAGGCTTACCAATGGAATTTTTTGGTAAGGATTTGATAGAAGCACTTCAGATTGGGATTTAA